From Cellulophaga lytica DSM 7489, a single genomic window includes:
- a CDS encoding RagB/SusD family nutrient uptake outer membrane protein, with product MKLYKKHISPLLILAFIASVFVGCSDKLDEPQENNNFAGGTDFTKTEDMILSIIGVYDAFQSRGWEQPLLISVRGDDVNAGGLGDQQDFAETDLFNYNKDYWMYNSLWENVYVDVITAHTAMEQIARYQEFADADGIDKGNQYIAEAKVLRGMMLFQISQVWGDIFIPESSDTGALLNVTELPTKDEVMQHISNQMDEAISFLPDARPNERIDIPGGVTKYTALAIKALANQELKNYQEVAAATGQIINSGKFSLFTDYYELFKTPGKLSDESILDLQYSDFGQGEGDREGHLFAPYGPQNWTPAVTGAASGWGFYEPSLKFIKFMLDRGEAVRLETSVLFTDRGIAELQTDPNYATLPSFVKNTTRDGDVINDYSRALFSSGKHYLPSNQLIEGRTEYGSNKNYNVIRYAEILLMYAEAITQGATATSITADNAVNLVRERAGMPSLTGVTLDNVIDEKFAELGMEWGKRYYDMVRLGRFSELNYDGRTFSEDKVYLPYPQPQVDQFPILGNSSN from the coding sequence ATGAAACTGTATAAAAAACATATATCACCTCTACTTATACTAGCATTTATTGCATCAGTATTTGTTGGGTGTTCAGACAAGTTAGATGAGCCACAGGAAAACAACAACTTTGCTGGTGGTACAGATTTTACAAAAACCGAGGATATGATATTGTCTATCATTGGTGTTTACGATGCTTTTCAATCTCGTGGATGGGAACAACCTTTATTAATTTCTGTTCGTGGAGACGATGTTAATGCTGGTGGTTTAGGTGACCAACAAGATTTTGCTGAAACTGACCTTTTTAATTATAACAAAGATTATTGGATGTACAATTCTCTTTGGGAAAACGTATATGTAGATGTTATTACAGCACATACAGCTATGGAACAAATAGCACGTTACCAGGAGTTTGCAGATGCAGACGGTATTGATAAAGGAAACCAATACATTGCAGAAGCTAAAGTTTTAAGAGGAATGATGTTGTTTCAAATTTCTCAGGTTTGGGGAGATATTTTTATTCCAGAATCTTCAGACACTGGCGCCCTTTTAAACGTTACAGAGTTACCTACTAAGGATGAGGTTATGCAACATATATCTAACCAGATGGATGAAGCAATTTCATTTTTACCAGACGCAAGACCTAATGAGCGTATAGATATCCCTGGAGGGGTTACAAAATATACTGCTTTAGCTATAAAAGCATTGGCTAACCAAGAACTTAAAAATTACCAAGAAGTTGCTGCTGCAACCGGACAAATAATTAACTCTGGTAAGTTTAGTTTATTTACAGATTATTATGAGCTTTTTAAAACTCCTGGTAAATTAAGTGATGAGAGTATTTTAGATTTACAATATTCAGATTTTGGACAAGGTGAAGGTGATAGAGAAGGACATTTGTTTGCTCCTTATGGCCCGCAAAACTGGACTCCGGCTGTTACTGGTGCTGCATCTGGCTGGGGTTTTTATGAGCCTAGCTTAAAATTTATAAAATTTATGTTAGACCGTGGAGAAGCTGTGCGTTTAGAAACTAGCGTACTATTTACAGATCGCGGTATTGCAGAGCTTCAAACAGATCCAAATTACGCTACTCTACCAAGTTTTGTAAAAAACACAACCAGAGATGGTGATGTTATAAACGACTATTCTAGAGCCCTATTTTCTAGTGGTAAACACTATTTGCCATCAAACCAATTAATAGAAGGCAGAACAGAATACGGTAGTAACAAAAACTACAATGTTATACGTTATGCAGAAATTTTATTAATGTATGCAGAAGCCATTACACAAGGAGCAACAGCAACATCTATAACTGCAGATAATGCTGTAAACTTGGTAAGAGAAAGAGCTGGTATGCCATCTCTTACTGGTGTAACATTAGACAATGTAATAGATGAAAAATTTGCCGAACTGGGTATGGAATGGGGCAAGCGCTATTACGATATGGTTAGACTAGGCAGATTTAGCGAGCTAAACTATGACGGAAGAACATTTTCTGAAGACAAGGTTTACCTTCCTTACCCACAACCACAGGTAGACCAATTTCCAATTTTAGGAAACTCATCAAACTAA